A section of the Castanea sativa cultivar Marrone di Chiusa Pesio chromosome 12, ASM4071231v1 genome encodes:
- the LOC142618358 gene encoding GATA transcription factor 18-like isoform X1: MAAANPQPLQARPYGDHVAVRGPIPLEDDDEGEYEDGGGGGGGGDDAMDDLEDAHVNSVSVAEYGVGVGVGGGGGGGGGVGGGVVMASRTSELTLSFEGEVYVFPAVTPEKVQAVLLLLGGRDVPTGVPTIEVPFNQNNRGVGETPKRSNLSRRIASLVRFREKRKERCFDKKIRYTVRKEVAQRMHRKNGQFASVKENSGASSWDSPQSCPQDGTPRPESVLRRCQHCGVSENNTPAMRRGPAGPRTLCNACGLMWANKGTLRDLSKGGRNVSMDHVEPETPVDIKPSITDGEFCGNQDEQEAPEDPSKPVTEGTNKSTVNPDEEGLHDTAVDFSDLPMGLVHSSVNDEEQLWYLQETLVELPNPSDTDIDIPANFD, translated from the exons ATGGCGGCAGCGAATCCACAGCCTTTGCAGGCGCGTCCGTATGGGGACCACGTGGCGGTGCGGGGACCCATACCGCttgaggatgatgatgaaggTGAGTACGAAGAtggcggcggcggcggtggtggtggtgatgatgcTATGGATGACTTGGAAGATGCTCACGTGAATTCGGTTAGCGTTGCGGAGTatggagttggagttggagttggtggtggcggtggtggtggtggaggtgttGGTGGAGGAGTGGTTATGGCGTCTCGGACGAGTGAGCTTACTCTTTCTTTCGAAGGTGAGGTCTACGTGTTCCCTGCTGTCACGCCTGaaaag GTACAAGCAGTGCTCTTGCTTCTAGGTGGACGCGATGTACCAACTGGTGTGCCTACAATTGAAGTACCTTTTAATCAAAATAACAGG GGTGTAGGTGAAACCCCAAAGCGCTCAAATCTTTCACGAAGAATAGCATCCTTGGTTAGGTTTCGTGAAAAACGGAAGGAGAGatgttttgataaaaaaattcgGTACACTGTTCGAAAAGAAGTTGCACAGAG GATGCACCGCAAGAATGGACAGTTTGCATCTGTAAAAGAAAATTCAGGTGCTTCTAGTTGGGATTCTCCTCAGAGTTGCCCTCAAGATGGTACTCCTCGTCCAGAATCTGT TTTGCGCAGATGTCAACATTGTGGTGTTAGTGAAAATAATACTCCTGCAATGCGTCGTGGGCCAGCTGGACCAAGGACTTTATGTAATGCATGCGGTCTAATGTGGGCAAATAag GGAACGTTGAGGGATCTCAGTAAGGGAGGAAGGAATGTTTCCATGGACCATGTTGAACCT GAAACCCCAGTTGATATCAAACCGTCAATTACGGATGGAGAATTCTGTGGCAACCAGGATGAGCAA GAAGCTCCTGAAGACCCTTCTAAACCTGTCACTGAAGGAACCAATAAGTCTACTGTTAACCCTGATGAGGAA GGTTTGCATGACACTGCTGTAGATTTTTCGGATCTTCCCATGGGGCTTGTCCATTCTTCAGTTAATGATGAGGAGCAG TTGTGGTATCTGCAGGAAACTTTGGTTGAGCTTCCTAATCCTTCAGATACAGATATAGATATCCCTGCTAACTTTGATTAG
- the LOC142618358 gene encoding GATA transcription factor 18-like isoform X2 produces MAAANPQPLQARPYGDHVAVRGPIPLEDDDEGEYEDGGGGGGGGDDAMDDLEDAHVNSVSVAEYGVGVGVGGGGGGGGGVGGGVVMASRTSELTLSFEGEVYVFPAVTPEKVQAVLLLLGGRDVPTGVPTIEVPFNQNNRGVGETPKRSNLSRRIASLVRFREKRKERCFDKKIRYTVRKEVAQRMHRKNGQFASVKENSGASSWDSPQSCPQDGTPRPESVLRRCQHCGVSENNTPAMRRGPAGPRTLCNACGLMWANKGTLRDLSKGGRNVSMDHVEPETPVDIKPSITDGEFCGNQDEQEAPEDPSKPVTEGTNKSTVNPDEEGLHDTAVDFSDLPMGLVHSSVNDEEQETLVELPNPSDTDIDIPANFD; encoded by the exons ATGGCGGCAGCGAATCCACAGCCTTTGCAGGCGCGTCCGTATGGGGACCACGTGGCGGTGCGGGGACCCATACCGCttgaggatgatgatgaaggTGAGTACGAAGAtggcggcggcggcggtggtggtggtgatgatgcTATGGATGACTTGGAAGATGCTCACGTGAATTCGGTTAGCGTTGCGGAGTatggagttggagttggagttggtggtggcggtggtggtggtggaggtgttGGTGGAGGAGTGGTTATGGCGTCTCGGACGAGTGAGCTTACTCTTTCTTTCGAAGGTGAGGTCTACGTGTTCCCTGCTGTCACGCCTGaaaag GTACAAGCAGTGCTCTTGCTTCTAGGTGGACGCGATGTACCAACTGGTGTGCCTACAATTGAAGTACCTTTTAATCAAAATAACAGG GGTGTAGGTGAAACCCCAAAGCGCTCAAATCTTTCACGAAGAATAGCATCCTTGGTTAGGTTTCGTGAAAAACGGAAGGAGAGatgttttgataaaaaaattcgGTACACTGTTCGAAAAGAAGTTGCACAGAG GATGCACCGCAAGAATGGACAGTTTGCATCTGTAAAAGAAAATTCAGGTGCTTCTAGTTGGGATTCTCCTCAGAGTTGCCCTCAAGATGGTACTCCTCGTCCAGAATCTGT TTTGCGCAGATGTCAACATTGTGGTGTTAGTGAAAATAATACTCCTGCAATGCGTCGTGGGCCAGCTGGACCAAGGACTTTATGTAATGCATGCGGTCTAATGTGGGCAAATAag GGAACGTTGAGGGATCTCAGTAAGGGAGGAAGGAATGTTTCCATGGACCATGTTGAACCT GAAACCCCAGTTGATATCAAACCGTCAATTACGGATGGAGAATTCTGTGGCAACCAGGATGAGCAA GAAGCTCCTGAAGACCCTTCTAAACCTGTCACTGAAGGAACCAATAAGTCTACTGTTAACCCTGATGAGGAA GGTTTGCATGACACTGCTGTAGATTTTTCGGATCTTCCCATGGGGCTTGTCCATTCTTCAGTTAATGATGAGGAGCAG GAAACTTTGGTTGAGCTTCCTAATCCTTCAGATACAGATATAGATATCCCTGCTAACTTTGATTAG
- the LOC142619037 gene encoding protein SABRE, which produces MAASPVKFLFGFLFVSITLWLLFIFASRLLAWVLSRIVGASVRFRVGGWKCLRDVVVKFNKGAVESVSVGEIRLSLRQSLVNLGVSKDPKLQVLICDLEVVVRPSTKSTTKAKIRRPRTSGRGKWMVVANIARYLSVSVTDLVVKTPKVTVEVKELTVDISKDGGSKSNLFVKLHILPIFVHIGEPQGGCDQSSNFNSGGCISAGQSSLAMIDRSSAPISCEEFSLSCEFGHDREVGVIIKNLDITSGEVTVNLNEKLLSKSKSSSDTFSHSDKVMESTVDSVGSKSPQKKQALVGLSKYTSMFPEKVCFILPKLDVRFVHQEHDLVIENNIMGIQLKIIKSRSSEDVGESTRLDVQMDFSEIHLLREAGTSVLEILKVDVVSFLYIPMQPTSPVRAEIDIKLGGTQCNIIMSRLMPWLRLHYSKKKRMVLREELSAPEKPRSTESKAIMWTCTVSAPEMTIVLYSISGVPVYHGCSQSSHVFANNISNTGTAVQMELGEINLHMADEYQECLKESLFGVESNSGSLMNIAKVSLDWGKKDMESSEEDGPRCKLVLSVDVTGMGVYFTFKRLESLISTAMSFQNLLKKLSASGKRTTQSRGGRSSKSSGKGTRLLKFNLERCSVNFCGDVGLENIVVADPKRVNYGSQGGRVVISVSADGTPRCAKVTSTISEECKKLKYSLSLDIFHFSLSVNKEKQSTQLELERARSVYQEYLVEHKPATKVTLFDMQNAKFVRRTGGLKDIAVCSLFSATDIMVRWEPDVHLSLIELVLQLKLLVHNQKLHRHANESVEDVSSMGDTVHKKEATTESGHLDKHSKRESIFAVDVEMLRISAEAGDGVDAMVQVQSIFSENARIGVLLEGLMLSFNGTRVFRSSRMQISRIPSASIDAKAPVATTRDWVIQGLDVHICMPYRLQLRAIDDAIEDMLRGLKLITAAKTNLIFPMKKESSKAKKPSSMRFGSVKFCIRKLTADIEEEPLQGWLDEHYRLMKNEACELAVRLKFLDEYISKANQCPKTAETNDSGQEKKTFDGVEVDAQKPLDFRQMEEEIYKQSFRSYYKTCQSLEPSEGSGACREGFQSGFKPSTSRTSLLSISATDLDVTLTRIDGGDTGMIDVLKKLDPVCLEKNIPFSRLYGSNILLQTGSLVVQLRNYTYPLFSATSGKCEGRVVLAQQATCFQPQIYQDVFVGRWRKVNMLRSASGTTPPVKTYSDLPIYFQKAEMSFGVGYEPAFADVSYAFTVALRRANLSTRNVNSIPTQPPKKERSLPWWDDVRNYIHGNITLIFSETRWNVLATTDPYEKLDKLQIISSSMEIQQSDGRVYVSAKDFKMLLSSLESLASRRGLKLPSGVSGPLLEAPAFTLDVTMDWECESGNPLNHYLYALPIEGEAREKVFDPFRSTSLSLRWNFSLRPLLSSSEKQSPPSTLEDSAGVDGTVYGPPHKLENVSNVSPTVNIGAHDLAWILKFWSMNYIPPHKLRSFSRWPRFGIPRAARSGNLSLDKVMTEFMLRVDAAPTCMKHMPLDDDDPAKGLTFNMTKLKYELCYSRGKQKYTFECKRDPLDLVYQGLDLHMPKAFLNKEDSTSVAKVVQMTRKSTQSASMDRVSSDKSNSVTGCTEKHRDDGFLLSSDYFTIRRQAPKADPARLLAWQEAGRRNLEMTYVRSEFENGSESDEHTRSDPDDDDGYNVVIADNCQRIFVYGLKLLWTIENRDAVWSWVGGISKAFEPPRPSPSRQYAQRKLLEESQLHSGVGTHQDDVPKPPSNSHSASVPSTQNAETSSSPSHSLKMENLSVAAAAMKKLSMADSEEEGTRHFMVNVIEPQFNLHSEEANGRFLLAAVSGRVLARSFNSVLHVGYEMIEQALGTGNVHIPECQPEMTWKRMEFSVMLEHVQAHVAPTDVDPGAGLQWLPKILRSSPKVKRTGALLERVFMPCDMYVRYTRHKGGTPELKVKPLKELIFNSHNITATMTSRQFQVMLDVLTNLLFARLPKPRKSSLSLPTEDDDDVEEEADEMVPDGVEEVELAKINLEKTEQEQKLLLDDIRKLSLRCSTSSDLYPEKEADLWMITGGRSTLVQGLKRDLVNAQKSRKAASASLRMALQKAAQLRLMEKEKNKSPSYAMRISLQINKVVWSMLVDGKAFAEAEINDMIYDFDRDYKDVGVAQFTTKFFVVRNCLTSAKSAMLLSAWNPPPEWGKKVMLRVDAKQGAPRDGNSPLELFQVEIYPLKIHLTETMYRMMWEYFFPEEEQDSQRRQEAWKVSTTAGSKRVKKGSSILEASASSSHSAKESDIASKSSASAPVPNQPSVHADSAQASKLQNIRENSTSGSTSELRRTSSFDRSWEETVAESVANELVLQSISSSKSGPLGSIDQSDESSKNKLKESKAIKSGRSSHEEKKVVKSQEEKRSRPRKMMEFHNIKISQVELLVTYEGSRFVVNDLKLLMDTFHRVEFTGTWRRLFSRVKKHIIWGVLKSVTGMQGKKFKDKVHSQRESSGTGVPDSDLNFSDNEGGQAGKSDQHPISWIKRPSDGAGDGFVTSIRGLFNTQRRKAKAFVLRTMRGDAENDFQNDWSGSDTEFSPFARQLTITKAKRLIRRHTKKFRSRQKGSSSQQKDSLPSSPRETTPYESDSSSGSSPYEDFHE; this is translated from the exons ATGGCTGCCTCGCCGGTCAAATTCCTCTTCGGATTCTTGTTTGTTTCCATCACATTGTGGTTGCTCTTCAT CTTTGCTTCCAGGTTGCTGGCATGGGTTCTAAGCCGGATTGTGGGAGCATCTGTTAGATTTCGGGTTGGTGGATGGAAATGTTTACGGGACGTTGTGGTGAAGTTCAACaag GGTGCTGTTGAATCTGTATCTGTTGGTGAAATTAGACTCAGCTTACGTCAGTCCTTGGTCAATCTTGGTGTTTCTAAGGATCCAAAGCTGCAAGTGTTAATATGTGACTTAGAAGTTGTAGTGAGGCCTTCAACTAAAAGCACAACGAAGGCTAAAATTCGAAGACCACGCACCTCCGGCAGGGGAAAGTGGATGGTTGTTGCTAACATTGCAAGATATTTGTCGGTTTCTGTGACAGATTTGGTTGTGAAG ACACCCAAAGTTACTGTTGAAGTTAAAGAACTGACAGTGGATATTTCTAAAGATGGTGGATCCAAGTCCAATCTGTTCGTTAAGCTACATATATTACCTATTTTTGTTCACATTGGTGAACCACAGGGTGGTTGTGACCAATCATCCAATTTTAACAGTGGAGGATGCATTTCCGCAGGACAGTCATCCCTTGCCATGATTGATAGATCTTCTGCTCCAATTAGCTGTGAAGAATTCTCTCTATCTTGTGAATTTGGTCATGATAG GGAAGTAGGTGTAATTATCAAGAATCTGGATATTACCAGTGGAGAGGTCACTGTGAATCTTAATGAGAAGTTGCTTTCAAAAAGCAAGAGTTCATCAGACACTTTTTCTCATTCTGATAAAGTTATGGAATCAACTGTTGATTCTGTGGGTTCTAAAAGTCCACAGAAAAAACAGGCTCTTGTAGGCCTTTCAAAGTACACGTCTATGTTTCCAGAAAAG gTTTGCTTCATTTTGCCAAAATTGGATGTGAGATTTGTGCATCAAGAGCATGATCTTGTTATCGAGAACAACATCATGGGCATTCAactaaaaataatcaaatctcGATCCAGTGAAGATGTGGGGGAGAGTACACGCCTTGATGTACAAATGGATTTCAGTGAGATTCAC CTGCTCAGAGAAGCTGGTACATCAGTTTTGGAGATACTGAAAGTtgatgttgtttcttttctatacATACCGATGCAG CCGACCTCGCCTGTTAGAGCTGAAATTGATATTAAACTGGGGGGCACTCAGTGTAACATTATAATGAGTAGATTAATGCCGTGGTTACGCCTCCActactcaaaaaagaaaagaatggtgCTTCGGGAGGAATTGTCAGCTCCTGAAAAGCCTCGATCTACTGAATCCAAGGCCATCATGTGGACATGTACAGTCTCAGCCCCTGAGATGACTATTGTGCTTTATAGCATCAGTGGTGTACCAGTATATCAT GGTTGCTCACAATCGTCACATGTGTTCGCAAATAACATATCAAATACGGGAACTGCGGTACAGATGGAACTTGGTGAAATAAATTTGCATATGGCAGATGAATATCAAGAATGCTTAAAAGAAAGCCTTTTTGGCGTGGAATCAAATTCTGGTTCTTTAATGAACATAGCAAAGGTTAGTTTGGATTGGGGCAAGAAGGACATGGAGTCCTCTGAAGAAGATGGTCCTAGGTGTAAATTGGTTCTATCTGTTGATGTAACTGGTATGGGTgtttactttacttttaagcGTCTTGAGTCGCTTATATCAACTGCTATGTCCTTTCAAAATCTCTTGAAAAAGCTGTCTGCATCTGGAAAAAGAACAACACAGAGTCGGGGAGGACGTTCATCCAAATCATCAGGGAAAGGGACACGACTCTTGAAATTTAATCTTGAGCGGTGTTCTGTAAACTTCTGTGGTGATGTAGGTTTGGAGAACATAGTTGTTGCAGATCCCAAGCGTGTCAATTATGGATCACAGGGTGGTCGAGTTGTCATCAGTGTCTCAGCTGATGGAACACCACGCTGTGCAAAAGTAACGTCCACAATTTCTGAAGAATGCAAAAAGTtgaaatattctctctctcttgacaTTTTCCATTTCAGTTTGTCTGTGAACAAGGAGAAACAATCCACACAATTGGAACTTGAAAGGGCCAGATCTGTTTATCAGGAATATTTGGTGGAACATAAGCCTGCAACAAAAGTGACATTGTTTGACATGCAGAATGCTAAATTTGTCCGTCGTACTGGTGGTCTGAAAGACATTGCTGTCTGCTCCCTTTTCAGTGCTACCGATATTATGGTCAGGTGGGAGCCTGATGTACATCTATCACTAATTGAACTTGTTTTGCAATTGAAGTTGCTGGTACATAATCAGAAGCTTCACAGACATGCTAATGAATCTGTGGAAGATGTCTCTAGCATGGGGGATACTGTGCATAAGAAAGAAGCCACCACGGAATCCGGACATTTAGATAAGCACTCTAAAAGGGAATCAATATTTGCTGTTGATGTAGAAATGTTGCGTATATCTGCAGAGGCTGGAGATGGGGTCGATGCAATGGTTCAGGTTCAGTCTATCTTCTCTGAGAATGCCCGCATAGGAGTACTACTGGAAGGGCTTATGCTTAGTTTCAATGGGACAAGAGTATTCAGAAGTAGCCGGATGCAAATTTCACGTATTCCTAGTGCCTCTATTGATGCAAAAGCACCAGTAGCCACCACAAGGGATTGGGTAATCCAAGGCCTCGATGTTCATATTTGCATGCCATACAGGTTGCAATTGCGTGCCATTGATGATGCCATTGAGGACATGTTGCGGGGTTTGAAGCTTATAACTGCTGCAAAAACTAATCTCATATTTCCTATGAAGAAAGAAAGCTCAAAAGCTAAAAAGCCCAGTTCAATGAGATTTGGAAGTGTAAAGTTTTGCATACGCAAGCTAACTGCCGATATTGAGGAAGAACCTTTGCAGGGTTGGCTTGATGAACACTATCGGCTAATGAAGAATGAGGCTTGTGAATTAGCTGTCAGGTTGAAATTTCTTGATGAATATATCTCCAAAGCCAACCAATGTCCTAAAACAGCTGAAACAAATGATTCTGGTCAAGAAAAAAAGACCTTTGATGGAGTAGAGGTTGATGCACAAAAGCCATTAGATTTTCGCCAAATGgaagaagaaatttataaaCAGTCATTCCGATCATATTACAAGACCTGTCAGAGTCTAGAACCATCAGAAGGTTCAGGTGCCTGTAGGGAAGGGTTTCAGTCTGGTTTTAAGCCTAGCACCTCCAGAActtctcttctttctatttCTGCGACAGATTTAGATGTAACCTTGACTAGAATTGATGGTGGAGATACTGGGATGATAGATGTTCTTAAGAAGCTTGATCCTGTCTGTCTTGAAAAAAATATACCATTTTCTCGACTCTATGGGAGTAATATTCTCTTGCAAACAGGTTCTCTTGTTGTTCAGCTACGAAATTACACATATCCTCTCTTTTCTGCGACTTCTGGTAAATGTGAAGGTCGTGTTGTGCTAGCACAGCAG GCAACATGTTTTCAACCTCAAATTTACCAAGATGTCTTTGTTGGGAGATGGAGAAAGGTGAACATGCTTCGTTCAGCTAGTGGTACAACTCCACCAGTGAAAACATACTCAGATTTGCCTATATATTTTCAGAAAGCAGAAATGTCCTTTGGAGTGGGATATGAGCCAGCTTTTGCTGATGTGAGCTATGCTTTTACTGTGGCTCTTCGCAGGGCTAATCTAAGCACTAGGAATGTTAATTCTATTCCAACTCAGCCGCCAAAAAAGGAACGGAGCTTACCATGGTGGGATGATGTAAGAAATTACATTCATGGAAATATCACCTTAATCTTTTCTGAAACCAGATGGAATGTTCTTGCTACTACTGATCCTTATGAAAAGCTTGACAAACTTCAAATTATCTCTAGTTCAATGGAGATCCAACAGTCAGACGGTCGTGTTTATGTTTCAGCAAAGGATTTTAAGATGTTGTTGAGCAGTTTGGAGAGTTTGGCAAGCCGTCGTGGTTTAAAACTTCCTAGTGGTGTGTCTGGTCCGTTACTGGAAGCCCCAGCCTTCACTCTCGATGTTACTATGGACTGGGAATGTGAATCTGGAAATCCACTTAATCATTATTTATATGCACTTCCCATTGAAGGGGAAGCTCGTGAAAAAGTTTTTGACCCCTTCAGATCAACTTCTCTGTCCCTCCGGTGGAATTTCTCTCTTAGACCCCTTCTTTCATCATCTGAGAAACAATCCCCACCTTCCACTTTGGAAGATAGTGCTGGTGTAGATGGAACTGTCTATGGTCCTCCTCATAAGCTTGAGAATGTTTCAAATGTTTCACCAACAGTGAATATTGGTGCCCATGATCTAGCATGGATACTAAAATTCTGGAGCATGAATTATATTCCTCCTCACAAATTGCGTTCCTTCTCTCGCTGGCCTCGTTTTGGAATTCCAAGAGCTGCCAGATCAGGGAATTTGTCATTGGACAAAGTGATGACAGAGTTTATGCTCCGTGTAGATGCTGCGCCTACTTGTATGAAACATATGCCATTAGATGATGATGACCCGGCCAAAGGACTGACATTTAATATGACAAAGCTGAAGTATGAGCTCTGTTACAGTCGAGGTAAGCAAAAATATACTTTCGAATGCAAGCGTGACCCTCTTGATCTCGTTTACCAGGGTCTTGACCTTCATATGCCTAAGGCATTCTTAAATAAAGAAGATAGCACCAGTGTTGCAAAAGTAGTTCAAATGACAAGGAAAAGCACCCAATCTGCATCCATGGATAGAGTTTCCAGTGATAAAAGTAACTCTGTGACTGGATGCACTGAGAAGCATCGTGATGATGGATTTCTGTTATCATCTGATTATTTCACAATCAGAAGGCAGGCCCCAAAGGCTGACCCTGCTAGGTTATTAGCCTGGCAAGAGGCTGGAAGAAGAAATCTTGAGATGACTTATGTCAGATCTGAGTTTGAAAATGGGAGTGAGAGTGATGAGCATACACGATCTGACCCAGATGATGACGATGGGTACAATGTCGTAATAGCTGACAATTGTCAGCGCATTTTTGTCTATGGCCTCAAGCTTTTATGGACTATTGAGAATAGAGATGCCGTTTGGTCCTGGGTTGGTGGTATATCCAAGGCATTTGAACCTCCAAGGCCATCTCCTTCTCGGCAGTACGCACAGAGGAAGTTACTTGAGGAGAGTCAGCTACATAGTGGAGTTGGAACGCATCAAGATGATGTGCCTAAGCCCCCTTCTAATAGCCACAGTGCAAGTGTTCCCTCTACTCAAAATGCTGAGACTTCATCATCTCCTTCACATTCACTTAAAATGGAGAACTTGTCAGTTGCTGCTGCTG CAATGAAAAAATTAAGCATGGCTGATTCTGAGGAGGAGGGTACTCGTCATTTCATGGTGAATGTTATTGAGCCACAGTTTAATCTTCACTCGGAAGAAGCCAAT GGTAGATTTCTGCTTGCTGCAGTCAGTGGTCGTGTTTTGGCCCGATCATTTAATTCAGTCCTCCATGTTGGTTATGAGATGATTGAGCAGGCACTTGGTACTGGAAATGTACATATCCCTGAATGTCAACCTGAAATGACATGGAAACGCATGGAGTTCTCTGTCATGTTGGAGCATGTGCAGGCTCATGTTGCACCAACTGATGTTGACCCAGGGGCTGGATTGCAGTGGCTTCCAAAAATTCTTAGAAGCTCTCCAAAAGTAAAACGTACTGGTGCTTTACTTGAAAGGGTTTTTATGCCCTGTGATATGTATGTTCGATACACAAGGCACAAAGGTGGGACTCCTGAACTAAAG GTGAAGCCCTTAAAGGAGCTCATTTTCAATTCTCATAATATAACAGCGACAATGACATCTCGGCAGTTTCAGGTCATGCTGGATGTGTTGACCAATCTTCTTTTTGCTCGGCTTCCAAA GCCTCGAAAAAGTAGTCTATCATTGCCtactgaagatgatgatgatgttgaagAGGAGGCAGATGAGATGGTTCCAGATGGTGTTGAAGAAGTAGAACTTGCAAAAATCAACCTTGAAAAGACAGAGCAAGAGCAGAAGTTGCTTCTTGATGACATTAGGAAATTGTCTCTCAGGTGTAGTACATCCAGCGACCTATATCCAGAAAAGGAAGCTGATTTGTGGATGATAACTGGAGGAAGATCTACCTTG GTGCAAGGTCTAAAGAGAGATCTTGTAAATGCACAAAAATCAAGGAAGGCAGCATCTGCGTCATTAAGAATGGCACTGCAGAAAGCTGCTCAGTTACGACTGATGGAGAAGGAAAAGAACAAAAGTCCCTCATATGCCATGCGTATTTCTTTGCAAATTAACAAAGTCGTTTGGAGCATGCTTGTAGATGGTAAAGCTTTTGCTGAAGCTGAGATTAATGACATG ATTTATGACTTTGACCGGGATTACAAAGATGTCGGTGTTGCTCagttcacaacaaaattttttgttgtcaGGAACTGCTTGACTAGTGCCAAGTCTGCTATGCTTTTATCTGCATGGAACCCTCCGCCCGAATGGGGAAA AAAGGTCATGCTTCGTGTAGATGCAAAGCAGGGAGCTCCAAGAGATGGGAACTCTCCACTTGAACTTTTCCAG GTAGAGATTTATCCCCTTAAGATCCATTTGACGGAGACAATGTATAGAATGATGTGGGAATATTTCTTCCCTGAAGAAGAGCAAGATTCACAGCGGCGGCAG GAAGCATGGAAGGTTTCAACGACTGCTGGTTCAAAACGTGTAAAGAAAGGCTCATCAATCCTTGAAGCCTCTGCATCAAGCAGTCATTCAGCAAAAGAGTCTGACATTGCATCCAAATCGAGTGCCTCTGCCCCTGTTCCCAATCAACCCTCTGTCCATGCTGATTCTGCTCAA GCATCAAAGTTGCAAAACATAAGAGAAAATTCTACTAGTGGTTCAACCTCAGAATTAAGAAGAACGTCATCCTTTGATAGATCATGGGAGGAGACTGTTGCAGAATCTGTAGCTAATGAACTTGTCTTACAGAGCATTTCTTCCTCAAAAAGTGGGCCACTTGGTTCTATTGACCAATCAGATGAATcctctaaaaataagttgaaagaGTCCAAAGCTATTAAATCTGGTCGATCCTCTcatgaggagaaaaaggtagTGAAGTCTCAAGAAGAGAAAAGATCTAGACCTCGAAAAATGATGGAGTTCCACAATATCAAGATAAGTCAG GTTGAGCTATTGGTTACCTACGAGGGATCAAGGTTTGTCGTAAATGATCTGAAGTTGCTTATGGATACATTTCATCGTGTTGAGTTCACTGGAACTTGGCGGAGACTGTTCTCACGAGTTAAGAAGCATATTATCTGGGGAGTCCTGAAGTCTGTCACGGGAATGCAG GGTAAGAAGTTCAAAGACAAAGTACACAGTCAAAGGGAATCCAGTGGAACTGGTGTTCCTGATAGTGACCTAAATTTCAGTGACAATGAAGGAGGTCAGGCAGGGAAGTCTGATCAGCATCCAATTTCCTGGATTAAGCGTCCAAGTGATGGAGCAGGTGATGGATTTGTCACTTCCATCAGGGGACTTTTCAATACTCAACGTCGCAAGGCCAAGGCATTTGTGTTGCGTACTATGAGGGGTGATGCAGAGAATGATTTCCAAAATGATTGGAGTGGGAGTGATACAGAGTTTTCTCCATTTGCTAGGCAGCTCACCATAACCAAAGCTAAGAGGCTTATTAGGCGGCATACAAAGAAGTTCCGCTCAAGACAAAAAG GTTCATCCTCCCAACAGAAGGACTCACTTCCATCATCACCAAGGGAGACCACTCCATATGAGAGTGATTCTTCTAGTGGATCCTCGCCTTATGAGGATTTTCATGAATAG